Genomic window (Planctomycetota bacterium):
CGCGCGCCTCCTGGGCCTGGGAACCACGTCCCTTTACCGCAAACTGGGAGCCTCCGAGTAGAACCCGGCGCCTTCCCGCCTTCGGAACGCGCGCCGCGATTCCGTCCCGATTTCGGTCCGCCCCGGGGAGGCGTGCAGGCGGCGCTTCGATGGCACGGCGGTTGCTCCCTCCTTCCGCGGAACGCCCCGCGCGTTCCGGAAAGGAGAGCCCCCAATGACCCTGAAGGCGGCGACGGCGTTGCTGGCCGCGGCCTCGCTGGCGGGGTGCGGAAAGTCGGAAGCGGCGGCGCCGACTCCCGCCCGCCCCGAAGACCGCATCGCTCGAGGAAAGTACCTGGTCGAGACCATCGGCTGTTCCGATTGTCACACGCCGTTCAAGATGGGATCCGCCGGGCCCGAGAAGGATCTCTCCCGCTATCTCTCCGGCCACCCCGAAACGGTCCGTCTGAGCGCCCCGCCCGCGGTCCCGCCGCCGTGGTTCATGGTCATGGACGCCACGGGAACCGCCTTCGCCGGCCCCTGGGGCGTCTCCTATGCGGCCAATCTCACTCCCGACGTCAACACCGGACTTGGATTGTGGACCGAGGACATGTTCCTTCGCGCCCTCCGGGAAGGAAAACATTGGGGACAGTCCCGTCCCATCATGCCG
Coding sequences:
- a CDS encoding c-type cytochrome, coding for MTLKAATALLAAASLAGCGKSEAAAPTPARPEDRIARGKYLVETIGCSDCHTPFKMGSAGPEKDLSRYLSGHPETVRLSAPPAVPPPWFMVMDATGTAFAGPWGVSYAANLTPDVNTGLGLWTEDMFLRALREGKHWGQSRPIMPPMPWDAYRHLTDEDLKAVFAYLRSIPPVVNHVPDYQPPPTKKDE